TCGAAATGATCTCCTGGCCGGTAATCCTGATAATGCCATTCTGGTTGCTCGTGCCTTCATTGAACCCAGTGACGCCGTCACCGATAGAAAAATGCAGAAAGGTCCCGTCGGTGAGTGGATGACCGGATGACATCTGTTTGCTTAAGGAAGGCCGGTAGGGACGGACCCAGCGGGAGGAAACATCATAGTTGAGGATGGTCCGCTCCATCATTTTCAGAAACTCAGACCTTCCGGGAGGCGATGCACCATATGCCGGAGAGGGAGGAAAGGTGATAGTACAGTTTCCTGAGCGAAGAACTCTCAGTGTTCCGGTAGCGGGATCATACACAAAAGGATTGATCACCAATTGTGCAACACGGTGATTTCTGACCCGGGAATATCGTGGCTGCGAAATCCATGGCCGGGTAAATGCCGGATCAGTATGTATCTCAGCATTCCCCCGGGCTTCACGGGTTTCTACCGGAAAGGGCAGACCGAATCGTTCCACATTCCGAGAATTGAACTCGATCTGAATATCATTCTCCGGCGGTATTCCTACTGAAAAGGAATAGGCCGGAAGAACCGGTTTTCCTGCTTCTCCAAGCTCGGTATTGGCACCCTTGAAATCGAGTTTGGTAACCTGAAGACCATTACGGGTGATCGTCTCTTGAAAGAAATCTTCTATTTCCCAGGTAAAAACAAGCTTTTGAGGAGTGCTCTTAAGGATTGTAATCGAACCCTGTATTCCCGCCGAGAATAGGAGAATAAACGCATAAATAAGAATTGAAACAGCAAAATTCGTGTTTTTGGCCATAGGAATGTATAATTTCTCCAAAAAAATTAATAAAAATAAAATATACCAGAGAGGGTACAAAACCCATACTACTTCAAATCTATATAATATACGATGTTTAGCAGAGGCTTATTTTTATATTTTCTTGAAAATGAGCTGATTTGTTTCAGTTTTTCGCAGCTATTATGACCAATATAAATACGGGCGTAAAAAAAAGAATATTTGAAAAAAGGGGGTTTTTCGCAAAAAAAGGCGCCGGTTGCCCGGCGCCGTTGATTTCTTAAGTGGTAAATGTATGAGACTAAGCAGCCTTTACCGCTTTTTTCAGTTTGGCGGCCATATCGGTTTTTTCCCAGGTAAAAGTGGGCAATTCACGTCCGAAATGTCCGTGTCGAGCGGTCTCTCGGTAGATTGGACGGCGGAGTTTGAGTCGATTGATTATTGCCGCCGGTCTGAGATCGAAGGTCTTGTTTACAATATCGCGGATTTTTGCATCGGAGATAACGCCGGTGCCAAGTGTATCGATATTGACCGAAATCGGTTTGGATACGCCGATGGCATAGGAAAGCTGCATTTCGCAGTGTGTTGCCAATCCTGCCGCGACCACGTTTTTGGCGACCCAGCGGGCTGCATATGCTGCACTCCGGTCGACTTTTGACGGATCTTTTCCGGAGAAGGCGCCACCACCATGAGCGCCGAAACCGCCATATGTATCAACGATGATCTTTCGGCCGGTTACTCCACAGTCGCCGTGAGGACCACCAATTACAAATTTGCCGGTAGGGTTGATATGAAAAATTGTTTTGTTATCAATATACCGTTTGGGGACGACTTTTTTAATCACCTTGTCAATAATTGTTTTCTGAAGTGTCGAATATTTAATATCAGGAGCATGCTGTGTTGAAATGATCACAGTATGAACGCGGACCGGTTTCAAACCGTCATATTCAACGGTGACCTGGGATTTTGAATCGGGGCGAAGCCATTTGATCAGTCCCTTTTCCCGGGCACGAGTAAGTTCTTCAACCAGGCGATGAGCAAGGTGAATAGCCAGGGGCATATAGGTCTTCGTTTCATTGCTGGCATAACCAAACATCATGCCCTGGTCGCCGGCA
This window of the Chitinivibrionales bacterium genome carries:
- a CDS encoding methionine adenosyltransferase is translated as MKRLITSESVSQGHPDKVSDQISDAVLDAMLAQDRYSRVACETLCTTGLVVVAGEITSKAVVDVPNLVRETIKEIGYNDPTLGFDAESCGVIVALDKQSPDISQGVTAGTGLHKDEGAGDQGMMFGYASNETKTYMPLAIHLAHRLVEELTRAREKGLIKWLRPDSKSQVTVEYDGLKPVRVHTVIISTQHAPDIKYSTLQKTIIDKVIKKVVPKRYIDNKTIFHINPTGKFVIGGPHGDCGVTGRKIIVDTYGGFGAHGGGAFSGKDPSKVDRSAAYAARWVAKNVVAAGLATHCEMQLSYAIGVSKPISVNIDTLGTGVISDAKIRDIVNKTFDLRPAAIINRLKLRRPIYRETARHGHFGRELPTFTWEKTDMAAKLKKAVKAA